The following are encoded in a window of Trichormus variabilis 0441 genomic DNA:
- a CDS encoding DNA phosphorothioation-associated putative methyltransferase — protein sequence MVQHNGSFKKPEETSLIKETKASNIHELGSVANMNLSEQHQLILEPSMIAQACKRCPVGKLLPDAFYIHISALSALEPLLQECESSARSACLKTETPTLVKFNTRKSVISYLFYPDFDIEAHPALKASIQVELNTLEVAYRDYSNSKNPPILHRKETFVTREYPFYQKFAELTHAEEALGLLNSPKSIGTRKGWQQRLQAYNIEIQEHRLIQRQTVTINNESRIQQIDRHKAAIVRNDFSRPVRLALEAGLFTQHITFFDYGCGHGGDVKRIAQQGYTSMGYDPFYSPNSPQIPADIVNLGYVINVIEDTGERREALLKAWELTRKVLLVAAQVTLADTNKGTVAYGDGVVTTRNTFQKYYEQEELKTYIDQVLGVDAIPVALGVYFIFRDEAQAQLFRASRFRSRTTTPRVRSRIKRFEDYQELLTPLMSFVTERGRLPSKGELAQEADINAEFGSLRRAFQLILQATDAKEWEEIAEKRRQDLMVYLALCQFNRRPKLGELALEAQEDILALFGTYKQAWLNADQMLRSLGDLENIAKCCQNSPIGKKIPNSLWIHISTLQKLDPLLRLYEGCASRAIGSLEEANVIKFHSNKPKISYLFYPEFDDNPHPALQTSMEIDLLDLRVTYRDYNTDDDPPILHCKDALVDTDYPLYEQFAKLTRKEEDWGLLDDWRLINHRSGWLRCLKENCVILKGYQLSWQKDADPYKLKILRSAAQSRQRKRRSSNNNKSPETTPSITDELNES from the coding sequence ATGGTTCAGCATAATGGCAGCTTTAAAAAGCCAGAGGAGACTTCTTTAATAAAAGAAACCAAGGCTTCTAATATACATGAACTAGGCAGTGTTGCAAATATGAATTTAAGTGAACAGCATCAACTTATACTTGAACCAAGCATGATAGCTCAAGCTTGCAAGCGCTGTCCAGTTGGTAAGCTGCTACCAGATGCTTTTTATATTCATATTTCAGCACTCAGTGCTTTAGAACCTCTGTTACAAGAATGCGAAAGTTCGGCTAGAAGTGCCTGTCTCAAAACTGAGACACCAACGCTTGTAAAATTTAATACTAGAAAGAGCGTAATTTCTTACTTATTCTACCCAGATTTTGATATTGAAGCACATCCGGCTTTAAAAGCAAGTATTCAAGTCGAGCTTAACACTTTAGAAGTCGCTTACAGAGACTATAGTAACTCTAAGAATCCTCCTATTCTTCATCGGAAAGAAACATTTGTTACCCGCGAATATCCGTTTTATCAAAAATTTGCTGAACTTACTCATGCTGAGGAAGCTTTAGGTTTGCTCAATAGTCCCAAAAGCATTGGCACAAGAAAAGGATGGCAACAGCGTTTACAAGCTTATAATATTGAGATTCAAGAACATCGCTTGATTCAACGTCAAACAGTAACTATTAACAATGAATCTCGGATACAACAAATAGACCGTCACAAAGCAGCTATTGTTCGTAATGATTTTTCCCGTCCTGTACGTTTAGCTTTAGAAGCAGGCTTATTTACACAACATATAACTTTTTTTGATTATGGTTGTGGTCATGGGGGTGATGTTAAGCGCATTGCTCAACAAGGATATACCAGCATGGGTTATGACCCTTTCTACTCTCCTAATAGTCCTCAAATTCCTGCTGATATCGTTAATCTTGGTTATGTGATTAACGTTATTGAAGACACAGGTGAACGACGGGAAGCTTTGCTCAAAGCCTGGGAATTAACCCGTAAAGTATTGCTTGTTGCTGCTCAAGTTACACTAGCTGACACAAATAAAGGTACAGTTGCATATGGTGATGGAGTAGTTACTACCCGTAATACATTTCAAAAATATTACGAGCAGGAAGAACTGAAAACCTATATTGACCAAGTTCTTGGTGTTGATGCTATTCCTGTAGCATTAGGCGTTTATTTTATTTTTCGAGATGAGGCTCAAGCTCAGTTATTTCGTGCCTCTCGCTTCCGTTCTCGTACTACAACGCCTAGAGTCCGTTCTCGTATTAAGCGATTTGAAGATTATCAAGAACTACTGACACCTTTAATGTCTTTTGTTACCGAACGTGGTCGTCTTCCAAGTAAAGGGGAATTAGCACAGGAAGCTGATATTAATGCGGAATTTGGCAGCTTGCGGCGTGCATTTCAATTAATTCTGCAAGCTACAGATGCTAAAGAATGGGAGGAAATTGCTGAAAAACGACGGCAAGATTTAATGGTTTATTTAGCACTGTGTCAATTTAATCGTCGGCCAAAATTAGGCGAATTAGCATTAGAAGCTCAAGAAGATATCCTAGCTTTATTTGGTACATACAAACAAGCTTGGCTAAATGCTGACCAAATGTTACGTAGTTTAGGAGATTTAGAAAATATTGCGAAATGTTGCCAAAATAGCCCAATTGGAAAAAAAATCCCTAATTCTTTGTGGATACATATCTCGACATTACAAAAACTTGACCCGCTACTACGTCTTTATGAGGGATGTGCTAGCCGAGCTATAGGAAGTTTAGAAGAAGCAAATGTAATTAAATTCCACAGTAATAAACCAAAAATTTCTTATTTATTTTATCCAGAGTTTGATGATAATCCCCATCCCGCATTACAAACCAGCATGGAAATTGACCTACTTGATTTACGGGTAACTTACCGTGACTATAACACTGACGATGACCCACCAATATTACATTGTAAGGACGCTTTAGTTGATACTGATTATCCGCTTTATGAGCAGTTTGCCAAGCTAACTCGCAAAGAAGAAGATTGGGGGCTACTTGATGATTGGCGACTTATTAATCATCGCTCTGGTTGGCTCAGATGTCTTAAAGAAAACTGTGTAATCCTTAAAGGATATCAATTATCTTGGCAAAAGGATGCTGATCCATACAAGCTTAAAATATTGCGTTCTGCTGCTCAAAGTCGTCAAAGAAAAAGACGTAGTAGCAACAACAATAAATCTCCTGAAACAACCCCTTCTATCACTGATGAGTTAAATGAAAGTTAA
- a CDS encoding DUF4007 family protein, giving the protein MVKQISLNLDGIVKEITNVNPAFARHETFHPRYGWIKKGFDMAQVNPKIFLQEDAPVRLGVGKNMVSAIRYWCNAFKVLENDEPSEFGNLLLGEDGWDIFLEDPATLWLLHWNLLKPSCNAAAWYFTFNIFRENEFSQDDLFNALCTYRDSIAPRIAESSLKKDVSCILRMYVEQANTKVGITEESLDCPFTQLGIIHTAGDSRHFTFRVGYKGNLPAEILVAACLEYASFVGREQRTISISRLVYDIGSPGMIFKLSESAVCDAIEQVARWSTSISLSDSSGLIQFSFTSEPEALAKDILDKYYKHRVS; this is encoded by the coding sequence ATGGTTAAACAAATCAGCCTCAACTTAGATGGCATTGTTAAGGAAATAACTAATGTCAATCCAGCTTTTGCCCGTCATGAGACATTTCATCCACGTTATGGGTGGATAAAAAAAGGGTTTGATATGGCTCAAGTTAATCCCAAAATCTTTTTACAAGAGGATGCACCTGTAAGATTAGGTGTTGGGAAAAACATGGTAAGCGCTATTCGCTACTGGTGCAATGCTTTTAAGGTATTAGAGAATGATGAACCGTCAGAGTTTGGTAATCTTCTATTAGGAGAAGATGGCTGGGATATCTTTTTAGAAGATCCTGCAACACTGTGGCTTTTACACTGGAACTTGCTAAAACCAAGTTGTAATGCAGCTGCTTGGTATTTTACTTTTAATATTTTTAGAGAAAACGAATTTTCACAAGATGATTTATTTAATGCTTTGTGTACTTACAGAGATAGTATTGCACCACGTATTGCTGAATCATCGTTAAAGAAAGATGTATCCTGTATTTTGCGAATGTATGTAGAACAGGCAAATACTAAGGTAGGTATAACAGAAGAAAGTTTAGACTGTCCTTTTACTCAACTAGGAATCATTCATACCGCAGGAGATTCACGGCATTTTACTTTTCGAGTTGGTTATAAAGGAAACTTACCAGCAGAAATATTAGTTGCTGCCTGTCTTGAGTATGCCAGCTTTGTAGGACGTGAGCAGAGAACTATTTCTATTTCCCGTCTAGTTTACGATATCGGCAGTCCTGGAATGATTTTCAAACTTTCAGAAAGTGCTGTGTGTGATGCCATTGAACAAGTTGCTAGGTGGTCAACCTCGATTTCACTTTCTGATTCATCAGGGCTAATTCAATTTTCCTTTACATCCGAGCCAGAAGCTTTAGCAAAGGATATTTTAGATAAGTACTATAAACACAGGGTTAGTTAG